Part of the Microbaculum marinisediminis genome, GCCGACGTGTTCATCGCCGGGCACGGCTACGACACGGACCCGTTCCCGGGCGAACGCAACGCGCTGTTGATGTCGAATGCGGGCGGCAAGCACACCAAGGTGACCAGGGGCTTCCCGAAGTTCAAGGACTTCACCCACGGCGCCGCGCTGGGCGACGTCAACGGCGACCGGCGCGGCGACGTCTTCGTCGGCAACGGCTTCGGCAAGTCGCCCAAGTCGCGGCCCTATATGCTGCTCGGCAAGCGCGGCAACGCGGTCGGCGTCTCCCGCAAGCTCGCCGACGACGTGCTCGGCCCGGACACGTACTATTCGTCGGCGGCGCTGGCCGACGTCAACGGCGACGGCCGCGACGACCTGATCCTGGGCTCCAACGGCAATGGCAATCGCGACCGGCTGCAGCGCAACGTGATCTATTTCAACACGGGCCGGAAGACGATCTTCCGGTCCGATACGCCGGACGTCGTCCTGCCGCGCGGGCGCTACGGAGACGGCACCAACACCGTCGACATCCGTACCGCCGACATCAACGGCGACGGGTTCACCGACCTGATCATGGCCCAGCACGGCAACGTGCCGACGTTCCACGGCTACGGCATCCAGGTCCTGATCAATCGCGGCAACGGCCAGTTCCGGGACGAGACCAAGACGCGCTTCGGCGGCCCCATCAAGGACAGCGACGGGCAGTTTCTCAACCACGTGATGCCGGCCGACTTCTTCGGCGACGGCCATCCCGACTTCGTCACCTTCGGCGGCGTCGGCGACGGCGCGCCGCCGGTCTTCTACATCAACGACGGCGCCGGCTTCTTCTCGCGCCACGACGAGAGCCTGTTCATGCCGCCGGAGGACACCTACCTCTATCACGGCATGGCGCTGCCCGGCGACGTCAACGGCGACGGGCTGAGCGACATCATCAACATGTCGTTCGGCGGGGGGGATTTCGGTACCGCCACGTACCTCAACACCGGCCCGGTCGGTGCGCAGACGGTGCCGACGATCGTGCGCCAGCCGGTCAAGGCCACGGTGAAGCGGACGGACAGGAAGACGGTCCGGCTGTCGGTGGCCGCGTCGGGCGGCCGTCCGCTGTCCTACGCCTGGACGCGCGACGGCAAGCCGGTCGCGTCCGACGGCCCGGTGCTGACGATCAAGCGCCCGAAGAAGCGGCATGCCGGCATCTATCGCGTCACCGTCAGCAACGACGCCGGCGCCGTGGCGAGCCGTTCGGTGCGGTTGCGGGTGCGATAGCGATATCCGCGCCGGAGCGTAGGCGCGCGGCCGGCTGTCCGGCTGGTCGGCGGCCGGCTATTCGGCGGCCGGCGTCCTGTCGGTGGTCGGCTGGTCGGCGATCAGCCTGTCGGCGAGGTCGATGGCGGCGGCGAAGTCCGGCGCCAGCCGGACCCCGTCGCCGGGGTGCAGGATACGCATGGCGATCAGCGTGCGCTTGGGCTCGCGCTGCAGGCCCGACAGGATCACCGTGGCATGGTGGCGCCTGGCCCGGTTGAGGAACTCGCGCAGCCGCGACGCCCCGCTGGAATCGATGATCGGCACCTCGCGCATGCGCATGATGTAGACGCGCGGCGGCGTGCCGATGCGGTCGACGACGTCGGCGAGGCGGTTGGCGACGCCGAAGA contains:
- a CDS encoding FG-GAP-like repeat-containing protein, whose protein sequence is MKARLALAGFAVALAAISSGSSHAQQAPVVAAAGAATGDRPGFGAMIPGAQPARPDDAGILAQAVGDMDGDGRDELVVGLGHYPPQTNRSERIVVLSPDANGVLVERTTALVSKPPSFTHPRAIQMKDLNRDGRADVFIAGHGYDTDPFPGERNALLMSNAGGKHTKVTRGFPKFKDFTHGAALGDVNGDRRGDVFVGNGFGKSPKSRPYMLLGKRGNAVGVSRKLADDVLGPDTYYSSAALADVNGDGRDDLILGSNGNGNRDRLQRNVIYFNTGRKTIFRSDTPDVVLPRGRYGDGTNTVDIRTADINGDGFTDLIMAQHGNVPTFHGYGIQVLINRGNGQFRDETKTRFGGPIKDSDGQFLNHVMPADFFGDGHPDFVTFGGVGDGAPPVFYINDGAGFFSRHDESLFMPPEDTYLYHGMALPGDVNGDGLSDIINMSFGGGDFGTATYLNTGPVGAQTVPTIVRQPVKATVKRTDRKTVRLSVAASGGRPLSYAWTRDGKPVASDGPVLTIKRPKKRHAGIYRVTVSNDAGAVASRSVRLRVR